The Aliiroseovarius sediminilitoris region ACGTGACCCGCGATGGCGGCTTCCCATCTCTGAACCTGGATACCGTTGATTTCCTTGCGCTGTATCGCCACGAGATCGAACGACGTGTGGCTGCCGAACAGGGCGGTGCAAAGGTCAACTGATCCGGACCATCTAACCTAGCGATAGGTTTTCCAGACAGCGCCGTCGCCCAGCTTTTCCACGAAAGCATCATGGGCGACGGCTTCTTCTTTTGTAATCTTTGATGATAGGGGCGTCGGGCGTTGTGTCGCGCGCCATGCGCCAGCGGCGCCCGGCCCTGCCGAGGCATCCTGATCAGGGGCCAGCACAAGATCAGGCTGCCGACCGCCGATCAGTTCCAGATACACCTCGGCCAGAATTTCACTGTCCAACAGCGCGCCGTGCAGGGTTCGGGATGAATTGTCGATGCCGAACCGGCGACACAGCGCATCCAGCGACGCCGGCGCACCAGGAAACTTCTTGCGCGCGATGACCAGCGTGTCGGTGGCCTGTTCCCATGGGATCGCGGGCAGATCCATCCATTTCAGCTCGGCATTCAGGAACTTCATGTCAAAGCTGGCATTGTGGATGACCAACCGGGCGTCGCCAATGAAATCGAGGAAAGCCTGACCGACCGTTTTGAATACCGGTTTATCTTTCAACGTCACCTCGCCCGCCTGCGCCGCGCGGGGGGTCAGAAGCAAATCAGGCCCGATCCCGTGGACGCCAAACGCCTCGTCCGGCATGTCCCGCTCCGGGTTGATATATTGGTGAAAGGTCTTACCGGTTGGCATGTGGTTATAAAGCTCAAGACACCCGATTTCGACGATCCGGTCGCCGCCATCCGGGTCAAACCCCGTGGTTTCCGTATCCAGCACAATCTCACGCATGGGACAAACGCTCCTTCACCTGGGCGACCACCGCTTTCACGGCGGCGCGCGCGTCTTCCAGTGTGTCCGTCGGGATCACCACATCCGCGCGCTTTCGTTTTTCAGCATCCGGCATCTGTTTTGCAAGGATTGCTTTGAACTGTTCCTCGGTCATGGTGCTGCGCGCCAGAACCCGCTCCCGCTGCACATCAACTGGAGCCGAGGCAGCAACGACAAGGTCCACCTGCGCATCCGTGCCGGTTTCGAAAAGCAGGGGAATATCAAGCACCACAATCGGAGCTTCGGCATTGGCAATGAAGTCGGCCCGATCCTCTGCGACCAGCGGATGGACCACGGCTTCGATCCGTTTCAGT contains the following coding sequences:
- the dnaQ gene encoding DNA polymerase III subunit epsilon, producing the protein MREIVLDTETTGFDPDGGDRIVEIGCLELYNHMPTGKTFHQYINPERDMPDEAFGVHGIGPDLLLTPRAAQAGEVTLKDKPVFKTVGQAFLDFIGDARLVIHNASFDMKFLNAELKWMDLPAIPWEQATDTLVIARKKFPGAPASLDALCRRFGIDNSSRTLHGALLDSEILAEVYLELIGGRQPDLVLAPDQDASAGPGAAGAWRATQRPTPLSSKITKEEAVAHDAFVEKLGDGAVWKTYR
- the coaE gene encoding dephospho-CoA kinase (Dephospho-CoA kinase (CoaE) performs the final step in coenzyme A biosynthesis.); its protein translation is MNDPFIIGLTGSIGMGKSTTAAMFAQEGVPVWDADAAVHRIYAPGGAAVEPLRAICPEAIVAGAVDRGVLKDWIGRDSAALKRIEAVVHPLVAEDRADFIANAEAPIVVLDIPLLFETGTDAQVDLVVAASAPVDVQRERVLARSTMTEEQFKAILAKQMPDAEKRKRADVVIPTDTLEDARAAVKAVVAQVKERLSHA